A stretch of the Archangium violaceum genome encodes the following:
- a CDS encoding helix-turn-helix domain-containing protein — protein sequence MRRLRTARRLTQEKLAERSELSVDAIRRIERGSFSPSLETLGKLAGGLNVSLKTLFQGFERDRNDQVAEICDFLSHRSGREVQLAWRVLQAMFEER from the coding sequence ATGCGTCGCCTGAGGACCGCGCGGAGACTCACCCAGGAGAAGCTCGCCGAGCGCAGCGAACTGTCGGTCGATGCCATCCGGCGCATCGAGCGCGGATCCTTCTCGCCCTCCCTGGAGACGCTGGGGAAGTTGGCGGGTGGCCTCAATGTGTCGTTGAAGACGCTGTTCCAGGGATTCGAGCGAGATCGCAACGATCAGGTCGCGGAGATCTGCGACTTCCTCTCCCACCGCTCCGGACGGGAGGTCCAGCTCGCCTGGCGTGTCCTCCAGGCCATGTTCGAGGAGCGCTGA